In Anguilla rostrata isolate EN2019 chromosome 1, ASM1855537v3, whole genome shotgun sequence, a genomic segment contains:
- the ano10a gene encoding anoctamin-10 isoform X2: MKKGVSVSDSDGHAFTPLVAIELAEDVKEEAVTWLLDRIKDKQQQGGTDLLVDQVPLETQSDQKGNPNVFVVGATWLRLLQGAEEVGLVKEFSDGSMRGFTYANKENFKSFQGDGDGFLSTAECQYIIKHELDTLRAREETHVPGYAQMKLYPGKSIIRRMQSKGILLQIFPLHVKEDLKRLSLSWYQKVKLSYQPLDDIRQYFGESMALYFGFLEYFTIALVPMAFFGIPYYLFDWESYDKYVLFAIFNLVWSTVILEVWKRRSASLAYGWGTLSRKKAFEEPRPGFHGTLGLNPVTGREEPVFPYAKRHLRMYLVSVPFVLFCLYLSLHVMMVYFEMEVWALWLHREEPTVWTSLLLYVPSIIYAVVIEVMNRLYRYAAEFLTEWENHRLESSYQNHLVLKVLVFNFLNCFASLFYIAFVMQDIVLLRQSLATLLITSQILNQIMEAFLPYWLQKRRNKKVHKRIQRIMGEKELPLGEQVRLEADMYTYLGTFDDYLELFLLFGYVSLFSCVYPLAAVLVVLNNVTEVYSDALKMCKVFKRPFSEPAADIGVWQLAFETMSVISVVTNCALIGMSPHMKAYFPESETQLILVVVAVEHVLLAFKFFLAFVIPDIPKQIQIKLARLEFQSLEALKKRKMLEAAAGTPSKS, from the exons atgaaaaaaggtgtGTCAGTTTCTGACAGTGATGGGCACGCGTTCACCCCGCTGGTGGCCATCGAGCTGGCCGAAGACGTTAAAGAGGAGGCAGTCACATGGCTGCTGGACAGAATAAAGGATAAACAGCAGCAAGGAG GGACCGACTTATTGGTGGACCAGGTGCCCCTGGAGACCCAGAGCGATCAGAAGGGGAACCCCAACGTATTTGTTGTGGGTGCTACATGGCTGAGGCTGCTGCAGGGGGCTGAGGAGGTCGGCCTTGTGAAGGAGTTCAGTGATGGATCCATGCGAGGGTTCACATATGCCAACAAGGAGAACTTCAAATCCTTCCAAG GTGACGGTGATGGGTTCCTCAGTACAGCGGAGTGCCAGTACATCATTAAGCATGAGCTGGACACGCTGCGGGCCAGAGAAGAGACCCATGTTCCCGGATACGCTCAGATGAAGCTGTACCCAGGGAAGTCCATCA TACGCAGGATGCAGTCCAAGGGCATACTGCTGCAGATTTTCCCTCTTCATGTGAAAGAGGACTTGAAGAGACTCTCACTCTCCTGGTATCAAAAGGTCAAGCTCTCCTATCAGCCCCTTG ACGACATCCGACAATATTTTGGCGAGAGTATGGCCCTGTACTTTGGCTTCCTGGAGTACTTCACCATCGCCCTGGTGCCCATGGCGTTCTTCGGGATCCCCTACTACCTCTTCGACTGGGAGAGCTACGACAAGTACGTGCTGTTCGCCATCTTCAACCTGGTGTGGTCGACGGTGATCCTGGAGGTGTGGAAGCGGCGCAGCGCCTCGCTGGCGTACGGCTGGGGCACGCTCAGCAGGAAGAAGGCCTTCGAGGAGCCGCGGCCCGGCTTCCACGGAACGCTGGGCCTCAACCCCGTCACCGGCCGCGAGGAGCCCGTCTTCCCCTACGCCAAGCGCCACCTGCGCATGTACCTGGTGTCGGTGCCCTTCGTGCTGTTTTGCCTGTATCTGTCGCTGCACGTGATGATGGTCTACTTCGAGATGGAGGTGTGGGCCCTGTGGCTGCACAGGGAGGAGCCCACCGTCTGGACCAGCCTGCTGCTCTACGTCCCCAGCATCATCTACGCCGTGGTCATCGAGGTCATGAACCGCCTCTACCGCTACGCCGCTGAGTTCCTCACCGAGTGGG AAAACCACAGATTAGAATCATCATATCAAAATCACCTGGTTCTCAAAGTTCTGGTG TTTAACTTCCTGAATTGCTTCGCCTCTCTGTTCTACATCGCCTTTGTGATGCAAGACATTGTTCTTCTGAGGCAG AGTCTGGCTACGCTGCTGATCACATCCCAAATACTGAATCAGATTATGGAGGCCTTTCTGCCCTACTGGCTCCAGAAGAGACGCAACAAAAAGGTCCACAAAAGGATTCAGAGAATTATGGGAGAGAAGGAGCTGCCACTTGGCGAGCAGGTCAGGCTGGAGGCCGACATGTACACATATCTG GGCACCTTTGATGACTACCTGGAGCTTTTCCTCTTATTCGGCTATGTCAGCCTGTTCTCCTGTGTCTACCCCCTGGCCGCTGTGCTGGTGGTCCTGAACAACGTCACGGAGGTCTACTCGGACGCCCTGAAGATGTGCAAGGTTTTCAAACGGCCTTTCTCGGAGCCCGCCGCTGACATTGGCGTGTGGCAG CTTGCCTTCGAGACAATGAGCGTTATCTCCGTTGTTACCAACTGTGCCTTGATCGGGATGTCTCCCCACATGAAGGCCTACTTTCCTGAGTCAGAGACACAGCTCATTCTGGTGGTGGTGGCAGTAGAG CACGTGCTCCTGGCTTTCAAGTTCTTCCTGGCTTTCGTGATCCCAGATATTCCCAAACAGATCCAGATCAAGTTAGCCCGGCTGGAGTTCCAGTCTCTGGAGGCGCTCAAGAAAAGA
- the ano10a gene encoding anoctamin-10 isoform X1: MKKGVSVSDSDGHAFTPLVAIELAEDVKEEAVTWLLDRIKDKQQQGGTDLLVDQVPLETQSDQKGNPNVFVVGATWLRLLQGAEEVGLVKEFSDGSMRGFTYANKENFKSFQGDGDGFLSTAECQYIIKHELDTLRAREETHVPGYAQMKLYPGKSIIRRMQSKGILLQIFPLHVKEDLKRLSLSWYQKVKLSYQPLDDIRQYFGESMALYFGFLEYFTIALVPMAFFGIPYYLFDWESYDKYVLFAIFNLVWSTVILEVWKRRSASLAYGWGTLSRKKAFEEPRPGFHGTLGLNPVTGREEPVFPYAKRHLRMYLVSVPFVLFCLYLSLHVMMVYFEMEVWALWLHREEPTVWTSLLLYVPSIIYAVVIEVMNRLYRYAAEFLTEWENHRLESSYQNHLVLKVLVFNFLNCFASLFYIAFVMQDIVLLRQSLATLLITSQILNQIMEAFLPYWLQKRRNKKVHKRIQRIMGEKELPLGEQVRLEADMYTYLGTFDDYLELFLLFGYVSLFSCVYPLAAVLVVLNNVTEVYSDALKMCKVFKRPFSEPAADIGVWQLAFETMSVISVVTNCALIGMSPHMKAYFPESETQLILVVVAVEHVLLAFKFFLAFVIPDIPKQIQIKLARLEFQSLEALKKRLDYLICEKSVRQKMLEAAAGTPSKS, from the exons atgaaaaaaggtgtGTCAGTTTCTGACAGTGATGGGCACGCGTTCACCCCGCTGGTGGCCATCGAGCTGGCCGAAGACGTTAAAGAGGAGGCAGTCACATGGCTGCTGGACAGAATAAAGGATAAACAGCAGCAAGGAG GGACCGACTTATTGGTGGACCAGGTGCCCCTGGAGACCCAGAGCGATCAGAAGGGGAACCCCAACGTATTTGTTGTGGGTGCTACATGGCTGAGGCTGCTGCAGGGGGCTGAGGAGGTCGGCCTTGTGAAGGAGTTCAGTGATGGATCCATGCGAGGGTTCACATATGCCAACAAGGAGAACTTCAAATCCTTCCAAG GTGACGGTGATGGGTTCCTCAGTACAGCGGAGTGCCAGTACATCATTAAGCATGAGCTGGACACGCTGCGGGCCAGAGAAGAGACCCATGTTCCCGGATACGCTCAGATGAAGCTGTACCCAGGGAAGTCCATCA TACGCAGGATGCAGTCCAAGGGCATACTGCTGCAGATTTTCCCTCTTCATGTGAAAGAGGACTTGAAGAGACTCTCACTCTCCTGGTATCAAAAGGTCAAGCTCTCCTATCAGCCCCTTG ACGACATCCGACAATATTTTGGCGAGAGTATGGCCCTGTACTTTGGCTTCCTGGAGTACTTCACCATCGCCCTGGTGCCCATGGCGTTCTTCGGGATCCCCTACTACCTCTTCGACTGGGAGAGCTACGACAAGTACGTGCTGTTCGCCATCTTCAACCTGGTGTGGTCGACGGTGATCCTGGAGGTGTGGAAGCGGCGCAGCGCCTCGCTGGCGTACGGCTGGGGCACGCTCAGCAGGAAGAAGGCCTTCGAGGAGCCGCGGCCCGGCTTCCACGGAACGCTGGGCCTCAACCCCGTCACCGGCCGCGAGGAGCCCGTCTTCCCCTACGCCAAGCGCCACCTGCGCATGTACCTGGTGTCGGTGCCCTTCGTGCTGTTTTGCCTGTATCTGTCGCTGCACGTGATGATGGTCTACTTCGAGATGGAGGTGTGGGCCCTGTGGCTGCACAGGGAGGAGCCCACCGTCTGGACCAGCCTGCTGCTCTACGTCCCCAGCATCATCTACGCCGTGGTCATCGAGGTCATGAACCGCCTCTACCGCTACGCCGCTGAGTTCCTCACCGAGTGGG AAAACCACAGATTAGAATCATCATATCAAAATCACCTGGTTCTCAAAGTTCTGGTG TTTAACTTCCTGAATTGCTTCGCCTCTCTGTTCTACATCGCCTTTGTGATGCAAGACATTGTTCTTCTGAGGCAG AGTCTGGCTACGCTGCTGATCACATCCCAAATACTGAATCAGATTATGGAGGCCTTTCTGCCCTACTGGCTCCAGAAGAGACGCAACAAAAAGGTCCACAAAAGGATTCAGAGAATTATGGGAGAGAAGGAGCTGCCACTTGGCGAGCAGGTCAGGCTGGAGGCCGACATGTACACATATCTG GGCACCTTTGATGACTACCTGGAGCTTTTCCTCTTATTCGGCTATGTCAGCCTGTTCTCCTGTGTCTACCCCCTGGCCGCTGTGCTGGTGGTCCTGAACAACGTCACGGAGGTCTACTCGGACGCCCTGAAGATGTGCAAGGTTTTCAAACGGCCTTTCTCGGAGCCCGCCGCTGACATTGGCGTGTGGCAG CTTGCCTTCGAGACAATGAGCGTTATCTCCGTTGTTACCAACTGTGCCTTGATCGGGATGTCTCCCCACATGAAGGCCTACTTTCCTGAGTCAGAGACACAGCTCATTCTGGTGGTGGTGGCAGTAGAG CACGTGCTCCTGGCTTTCAAGTTCTTCCTGGCTTTCGTGATCCCAGATATTCCCAAACAGATCCAGATCAAGTTAGCCCGGCTGGAGTTCCAGTCTCTGGAGGCGCTCAAGAAAAGA